The proteins below are encoded in one region of Engystomops pustulosus chromosome 8, aEngPut4.maternal, whole genome shotgun sequence:
- the ZP2 gene encoding zona pellucida sperm-binding protein 2, with amino-acid sequence MGCWVKGTCVPKVWIKCFEMRFLLVCFLFVLSDAARLLSFPGSTFCLDGEILIKKPKDVLQSAWQSPRVVDSSGSQVEDCHVLPDGSLLTIPERCINHETGRRVAHISLNNSSEMNTIYQISCPDEQADAKYGEPVIECNQQSMMATISRRLSDFDDEIIGTPPPSVWSLRINSTLIRLDVATARSLGYTLTTDASSLMIRAKFNAFGIKNVTHQGQSFYRGDISLIQVKGGQRITIDVTMICAAGPAVCDKERMTLWLPPAAGSLQLLYIGDVRIPLTPYSLQQQGMTVDTSNGIQLNITLDKLEVLQTPNKKSYRLPSLTLIIFVDGVRVPMTLSPVCEPPSPVQETCTRDGFMVIEVFATSTTPVLNLTTVRVRDRTCPPVEETSTRVVFKFPLTDCGTTKRFVDGRMIYENEVSALWKNLPRRIISRDSELRQTVWCFYKGSGLEILNVSVATLPPPASSRNDGPLVLVINIYPDLAYQIPYRDDQYPLVKPLRDPIFLEVQVLNRNDPNIELFLEDCWATMSPDPKALPQWNVVVDGCEESKDNYLTKFHPVDGSVPQAKYRKRFEVKAFAFMQGGELSNNLVYFHCSAIICSLNALDSPLCTKTCLPSRKKRDDVFLNRHSNLASPPGPVLLLDSEPSLKSEDVQDVVKQVTVGVLPAFALVAVIVLVAMLISLIRKSKL; translated from the exons ATGGGGTGCTGGGTGAAGGGCACTTGTGTGCCCAAGGTTTGGATAAAGTGTTTTGAGATGAG GTTTTTACTTGTGTGTTTTCTGTTTGTCTTGTCTGATGCTGCACGGCTGCTGAGTTTTCCAG GCTCTACATTTTGTCTAGACGGTGAGATTCTTATAAAGAAACCTAAAGATGTCCTTCAGAGTGCTTGGCAGAGTCCTCGCGTTGTAG ATTCTTCAGGATCGCAAGTGGAAGACTGCCATGTCCTTCCTGATGGGAGCTTGCTGACTATCCCCGAGAGATGTATAAATCATGAG ACTGGAAGACGGGTTGCCCACATATCTTTGAACAATTCCTCAGAAATGAACACAATCTATCAAATATCTTGCCCTGATGAACAAGCAGATGCTAAATATGGTGAACCAGTCATTGAATGTAACCAGCAAAGCATGATG GCAACTATATCAAGGAGGCTGTCTGACTTTGATGATGAG ATAATCGGTACCCCTCCTCCGTCTGTATGGTCTCTTAGAATTAATAGCACATTAATCAGACTCGATGTGGCGACTGCCAGAAGTCTTGGATATACACTAACTACTGATGCCAGTTCATTGATGATCCGTGCCAAATTCAATGCCTTTGGAATCAAAAATGTTACT CACCAAGGTCAGAGTTTCTACCGTGGAGACATCTCCCTCATCCAGGTGAAGGGAGGCCAGAGGATCACCATTGATGTGACAATGATCTGTGCTGCAG GACCTGCTGTCTGTGATAAAGAACGTATGACTTTGTGGCTTCCTCCTGCTGCTGGTTCTCTCCAACTGCTTTATATTGGTGATGTAAGAATTCCATTGACTCCCTATTCCCTTCAACAACAAGGAATGACTGTAGACACGAGCAATGGTATCCAACTGAACATTACACTAGATAAATTAGAG GTTCTCCAAACTCCAAACAAGAAGTCTTATCGCTTGCCGTCCCTTACACTGATCATCTTTGTTGATGGCGTCAGAGTACCGATGACTCTCAGTCCAGTGTGTGAACCTCCTTCACCTG TTCAGGAAACGTGCACAAGAGATGGCTTTATGGTGATTGAAGTGTTTGCAACAAGTACAACCCCTGTCTTGAATTTGACAACGGTCCGTGTAAGAGATCGAACATGTCCACCAGTAGAAGAAACTAGTACCAGAGTTGTCTTTAAATTCCCTCTAACTGATTGTGGAACTACTAAACGG TTTGTAGATGGTAGGATGATTTATGAAAATGAAGTCAGTGCCCTCTGGAAGAATCTACCACGTAGAATAATCTCAAGAGATAGTGAACTAAG acAGACTGTTTGGTGTTTCTACAAAGGCTCTGGCCTTGAAATCCTTAATGTGAGTGTTGCCACTCTACCACCACCTGCTTCCAGCAGAAATGATGGCCCTCTTGTACTTGTGATCAACATCTACCCAG ATCTAGCTTACCAGATACCCTACAGAGATGATCAATATCCACTTGTGAAGCCTTTGCGTGATCCAATCTTCTTAGAAGTGCAAGTCTTAAACCGCAATGATCCAAACATTGAGCTGTTTCTTGAAGACTGCTGGGCAACAATGTCTCCAGATCCAAAGGCTTTGCCACAATGGAACGTTGTAGTGGATGG TTGCGAGGAAAGTAAAGATAACTACCTTACAAAATTTCATCCAGTCGATGGCTCTGTGCCACAAGCGAAATATCGTAAACGATTTGAAGTGAaggcatttgcttttatgcaaggTGGGGAACTGTCAAACAACTTG GTCTACTTTCACTGCAGTGCCATTATTTGCAGTCTGAATGCCCTGGACTCTCCACTCTGTACAAAGACATGTCTTCCATCCAGGAAAAAAAGGG ATGATGTCTTCTTGAACAGACACTCCAACTTGGCCAGCCCTCCTGGGCCAGTCCTCCTTCTGGATTCTGAGCCCTCCCTAAAATCTGAAG ATGTTCAAGATGTTGTAAAGCAAGTGACTGTTGGAGTCCTGCCTGCCTTTGCACTGGTTGCTGTGATTGTTCTAGTTGCCATGTTGATTTCGCTGATTCGGAAGTCTAAATTGTGA
- the ANKS4B gene encoding ankyrin repeat and SAM domain-containing protein 4B — protein MSTRYHQSAIDGYLDILKEATKKDVNTADGDGMTPTLLAAYHGHLDVLELVCNRGGDPNKSDIWGNTPLHHSAEKGHAHCVAFLINFGANIFALDNQLRTPLDVAVMKDRKECVKILDGAASKQTSLNPKKVARLKEQAMKDAERKIKECEKLQEKHQSQMNKNYGRNKTGTVNSSKGTLSSSVGAQFSTPSTMSTITRSLKDTLQLKLKKKDKNTMDRDTMSNVMFAKDESTSGQRTKVTDVFSEHDEEDTTSEEKETQSIFNRPGLGNMVFRRNPTTGINTDFGDISTAEDDSGFKINSELFTAEANDGNENENDMDDNEVWNVDDIEVDMEEESSSLQVFLASHGLLELHVTLLREKIDLDSLLMCSNEDLQSINIQLGPRKKLLNAIEKRKNFLQKPGKITDTKL, from the exons ATGTCCACCAGGTACCACCAGTCTGCCATAGATGGCTACTTAGATATCTTGAAAGAAGCCACCAAGAAGGATGTCAACACAGCAGATGGTGATGGGATGACTCCCACCCTACTGGCAGCCTATCATGGACATCTGGATGTGCTGGAGCTAGTGTGTAATAGAGG TGGTGATCCAAACAAAAGTGACATATGGGGAAACACACCACTGCATCATTCGGCAGAGAAAGGTCATGCTCATTGCGTGGCATTCCTAATAAATTTTGGGGCAAATATTTTTGCATTGGATAACCAGTTACGTACACCCCTGGATGTGGCTGTCATGAAAGACCGTAAAGAATGTGTCAAAATCTTAGATGGAGCTGCCAGTAAGCAAACCTCCTTGAACCCTAAGAAAGTTGCTAGATTAAAAGAACAAGCGATGAAAGATGCTGAACGAAAGATCAAAGAGTGTGAAAAGCTCCAGGAGAAGCATCAGAGTCAGATGAACAAGAACTACGGCAGGAACAAAACTGGTACAGTAAATTCATCTAAAGGAACCTTGTCAAGCTCGGTAGGTGCCCAGTTTTCAACACCATCAACCATGAGCACAATAACCAGGAGTCTGAAGGACACACTGCAGTTAAAGttaaaaaagaaagataaaaacaCCATGGATAGAGACACCATGAGCAATGTCATGTTTGCCAAAGATGAGTCCACTAGTGGCCAACGTACTAAGGTCACAGACGTCTTCAGTGAACACGACGAGGAAGATACGACCTCAGAAGAAAAAGAAACGCAGTCTATTTTTAATCGCCCTGGACTTGGTAACATGGTTTTCCGAAGAAACCCGACAACGGGTATTAACACTGATTTTGGGGATATTTCTACAGCGGAAGATGACTCAGGTTTCAAAATCAACAGTGAACTTTTTACAGCAGAGGCCAACGATGGCAACGAGAATGAAAACGACATGGACGACAATGAAGTCTGGAATGTAGATGACATAGAAGTAGATATGGAAGAGGAAAGTTCCTCTCTCCAGGTCTTCTTGGCATCCCATGGTTTACTTGAATTACACGTCACACTTTTGAGGGAGAAAATTGATTTGGATTCCCTTCTTATGTGTTCTAACGAAGATCTGCAGAGCATTAACATCCAACTGGGGCCAAGAAAGAAACTTCTTAATGcaatagaaaaaaggaaaaactttCTTCAAAAACCTGGAAAGATCACAGACACTAAGTTATGA